The Triticum aestivum cultivar Chinese Spring chromosome 3A, IWGSC CS RefSeq v2.1, whole genome shotgun sequence genome includes a region encoding these proteins:
- the LOC123057968 gene encoding bidirectional sugar transporter SWEET4 yields METDGGGDTITRVVGWVFLFLGSLATGFLFYSPFNTIQAIKEAGDIGQQKADLYLAVLLNCLVWLLYGFVTDKDAWLVILINGVGVCFQLYYLYVFIRASIDRFTISCTVLLLLLIVASAAGIIFQTFPTNAERKTVLGRVGIVTGCIMYLGSARQLWAAICDNNVLEVMVLRVMLAALANGIFWTIYTGIIQDLYMGFPNWVGIGSAAIQLGVYAWFYDRRYRQGAAALDGRDE; encoded by the exons ATGGAGACCGACGGGGGAGGGGATACCATTACCAGAGTGGTTGGCTGGGTGTTCTTATTCCTCGGATCTTTGGCTACGGGCTTCCTCTTCTACTCACCATT CAACACCATTCAGGCGATCAAGGAGGCAGGAGATATCGGCCAGCAGAAGGCGGACCTGTACCTGGCGGTGCTGCTCAACTGCCTGGTCTGGCTGCTGTATGGCTTCGTCACAGACAAGGATGCCTGGCTGGTGATCCTCATCAACGGCGTCGGCGTCTGTTTCCAGCTCTACTACCTCTACGTGTTCATCCGCGCGTCTATCGACCGCTTCACCATCTCATGCACTGTCCTGTTACTGTTGCTCATCGTCGCCTCCGCCGCCGGTATCATCTTCCAGACCTTTCCCACCAATGCCGAGAGGAAGACGGTCTTGGGCAGGGTCGGCATTGTCACTGGCTGCATCATGTATTTGGGGAGTGCAAGACAGCTG TGGGCAGCGATCTGTGACAACAATGTGCTGGAGGTTATGGTGCTGAGGGTGATGCTGGCCGCACTCGCCAACGGGATCTTCTGGACCATCTACACCGGCATCATCCAGGACTTGTACATGGGG TTTCCCAACTGGGTTGGCATTGGGTCCGCGGCCATCCAGCTGGGCGTGTACGCATGGTTCTACGACAGGCGCTATAGGCAAGGCGCGGCCGCGCTGGACGGCAGAGACGAGTGA